GAGCGCGGGCGGATAGTTCGCGCAATTCGCATAGCCGCCCCAGCAGTAGAACGAGCGACCCGGCTCGAGCGCCTTCGCGAGGTTTCCGAACCAGGCCAGGAGCATCCGCTCGAACTCCTCCGGCTTGACGAAGTCGTTGATCAGCGGCCGGTCCTTCGCCCTCATCTTCCCGGTCGGCTTCGCCTTTTCGGGGTGGCGCGACAGGTCGAGGTTCTGGTGATGCCCTTTTGCCTTCCCGGCGGCCGCGATCGCGTTGTTGCTGCGGGGCTCCACGTTGACGTTGTAGGGCGGGTCCGTGTGCACGAGCTGCACGCGGTCGTCTCCGAGTAGCAGTTCCAGGTTCATCGGGTTCGCGGCGTCGGCGCAGAGGAGCCGGTGCTCCCCCATGCGGATGAGGTCGCCCGCTTGCGTGGCCGGCTCGTCCGGCGGCTCGGGGACCGCGTCGGGGTCGGTCAGGCCGTCGATCGGCTCGTCCGACCCCCGGAGCAGGTCCTCGATCTCGACCTCGGTGAATCCGGTCAAATCGAGATCCGCCCCGGCCATTTCGAGCTCGGCCAGGACTTCCGCGAGCTTGTCCACGTCCCATTCACCGTGGATCCGGTTGAGGGCCAGGTTGAGCTGCTTCTCCGACGGGTCATCCAGATCGACGTAGACCACGGGGAGCGTCTCGATCCCCTCTGCGAGCGCGGCCTTCACCCGCTGGTGCCCCCCGACGATCCGGTCGAACCGGCGATTGACGACCACCGGCTCCACCGTCCCGAAGAAGCGCAACGAGCGACGGAGCGCCTCCAGGTCGTGGTCGGTGATCGTGCGCGGGTTGAAGGGAGCGGCCTTCGCCGCGAGTTCCTCAGTGCGGACTTCAGTCACGTCCATGTCGGCCTCCAGCCGTTAACTCCGACACTTGCCGTGCACCGCGTCGGAAGGTGGAGCAAGCGTTGCAAGCGGTCGTGTGATCGCCTCACGATCGCCTCGAAAAACCCTGCAAAACATTGCGAACTCGCCTTGATTCATCGCGCAGAGCAGCGCACTCATGGT
The sequence above is a segment of the Terriglobia bacterium genome. Coding sequences within it:
- a CDS encoding DNA modification methylase, with the protein product MDVTEVRTEELAAKAAPFNPRTITDHDLEALRRSLRFFGTVEPVVVNRRFDRIVGGHQRVKAALAEGIETLPVVYVDLDDPSEKQLNLALNRIHGEWDVDKLAEVLAELEMAGADLDLTGFTEVEIEDLLRGSDEPIDGLTDPDAVPEPPDEPATQAGDLIRMGEHRLLCADAANPMNLELLLGDDRVQLVHTDPPYNVNVEPRSNNAIAAAGKAKGHHQNLDLSRHPEKAKPTGKMRAKDRPLINDFVKPEEFERMLLAWFGNLAKALEPGRSFYCWGGYANCANYPPALKASGLYFSQAVIWVKEWPVLTRKDFMGNHEWCFYGWKEGAAHYFNPEITNATDVWSVKKVAPPAMVHLTEKPVELAERAVFYSSRKGETVLDLFGGSGSTLIAAERLGRRAFLMEIDPAYCDVIAQRWQAFTGKKAEAWRGNA